In a single window of the Burkholderia pyrrocinia genome:
- a CDS encoding YhaN family protein: MRISQLDLIRYGKFTDETLRFPSAGEDFHVIVGPNEAGKSTIRTAVSELLFGMKLQTPLDFLHSTPELRIGGVLESGTGELAFHRARGRTPLRTPADDKLPDDYLAAILDGATREFFEQMFGLDHGRLVDGGRSILDASDKLGQVLFESAAGVGSLGPVREELDARSGELWAPRRSGSAFALAETSFNEAVTELKTVQVRTRDWVDRKDAREAVEQQIEHARAEQRQLEALRSKLERVRRLAPYLKELTVKDAALAELGAVVELPPTAYADLLKAQGDLAAEQKVLEERRTDQLAKRQARDAIDADADTLALEADIEALDRLRGACMNHAQDLLLLGADVERHLSAACSAAAQLDWPTDEATLRASLPTALSLKTVANLLREHGALHQALAGARESLDERTRELAQVHEQRARLSTVDVPEALRAALADAQGFRNSGQREQALEHEIAAAERTLSGALDALGQWRMPVDTLRALDVPSAARLGALLKDDSERASAAAAARDARDGALEELERLELQEKHFAENHKVVTTADVLAARGRRDGAWGDIRNGTVDLATGAPAVDDAIRLADELVDAQLGATQAAATLQSLRQQVESARAGVARRQAALDERERELAAHRDAWAELATTAAVPGMPLAAMGDWLAKRDTAFAAQVDLDRQRREFDTIRAARAGAEAALRSALHTVSRGSESDGLAALVAAAETFVQSAEKAIAQKDSLDDRAREAERGCATAQSRAGHAQAAYDAWHAQWRDALADAKLSASAATLAAAEGALGLANAVTAELADADAPRNRIAAIRAELAALEAGARRLAEALAPEWLTSGDWPDVARRLATRLAAAREIARAIERADEAVRQADGKVTDAAAAVAGADARIQPLLHLAGVASIDAALPLAERSDRQRQLRQAVDAAHEALVRDGDGLSRSAVEAEVAEQDIADVPARLEAVKQSLGDVGKRLNELAQQQVVADQAFGAIDGQANAAVAESKRQEALAAMGDAAEQYLEAATASRLLKWATDRYRDQKQGPMLRRAGEIFAVLTLGEFAKLTVDTERTPPALYARRTKGTSVEVAGLSEGTRDQLFLALRIAALELQLGSRTALPFVADDLFINFDDARAKAGLDALRDLSTRTQVLFLTHHDHLLPLVKDVFGARVNVVELQRAPAGV; encoded by the coding sequence ATGCGCATCAGCCAGCTCGATCTGATCAGGTACGGCAAGTTCACCGACGAGACGCTGCGGTTCCCGTCGGCCGGCGAGGATTTTCATGTGATCGTGGGGCCGAACGAGGCCGGCAAGTCGACGATCCGCACGGCCGTGTCGGAGCTGCTGTTCGGGATGAAGCTGCAGACGCCGCTCGATTTCCTGCACAGCACGCCTGAACTGCGGATCGGCGGCGTGCTCGAGAGCGGTACGGGCGAGCTCGCGTTCCACCGCGCGCGCGGGCGCACTCCGTTGCGCACGCCTGCCGACGACAAGCTGCCCGACGACTATCTGGCCGCGATCCTCGACGGCGCGACGCGCGAGTTCTTCGAGCAGATGTTCGGGCTCGATCACGGGCGGCTGGTCGACGGCGGCCGGAGCATTCTCGACGCATCCGACAAGCTCGGCCAGGTGCTGTTCGAATCGGCCGCCGGTGTCGGCAGTCTCGGGCCGGTGCGCGAGGAACTCGACGCACGTTCGGGCGAACTCTGGGCGCCGCGTCGTAGCGGCAGCGCGTTCGCGCTGGCCGAAACGTCGTTCAACGAAGCAGTGACCGAACTGAAGACGGTCCAGGTGCGCACGCGCGACTGGGTCGATCGCAAGGACGCGCGCGAAGCGGTCGAACAGCAGATCGAGCACGCGCGCGCGGAGCAGCGCCAGCTCGAAGCGCTGCGCTCGAAGCTCGAACGCGTGCGGCGGCTGGCGCCATACCTGAAGGAGCTGACGGTCAAGGACGCGGCGCTGGCCGAACTCGGTGCGGTCGTCGAGTTGCCGCCGACCGCGTATGCGGATTTATTGAAGGCGCAGGGCGATCTCGCGGCCGAACAGAAGGTGCTCGAGGAACGGCGTACCGACCAGCTCGCGAAACGGCAGGCGCGCGATGCGATCGATGCCGACGCCGACACGCTGGCGCTCGAAGCCGATATCGAAGCGCTCGATCGGCTGCGCGGCGCCTGCATGAATCACGCGCAGGATCTGCTGCTGCTCGGCGCGGACGTCGAGCGGCACCTGTCCGCCGCGTGTTCGGCGGCCGCCCAGCTCGACTGGCCGACAGACGAAGCGACGCTGCGTGCGTCGCTGCCGACGGCGCTGTCGCTGAAGACCGTCGCGAACCTGCTGCGCGAACACGGCGCGCTGCACCAGGCGCTCGCCGGTGCGCGCGAATCGCTCGACGAACGTACGCGCGAGCTTGCGCAGGTGCACGAGCAACGGGCGCGCCTGTCGACCGTCGACGTGCCGGAAGCGCTGCGCGCGGCGCTCGCCGATGCGCAGGGCTTTCGCAACAGCGGCCAGCGCGAACAGGCGCTCGAACACGAAATCGCCGCCGCCGAACGCACGCTGTCCGGCGCGCTCGATGCGCTCGGCCAGTGGCGCATGCCCGTCGACACGCTGCGCGCGCTCGACGTGCCGTCGGCGGCGCGGCTCGGCGCGCTGCTCAAGGACGACAGCGAGCGCGCAAGCGCGGCTGCTGCCGCACGCGACGCGCGGGACGGCGCGCTCGAAGAGCTCGAGCGGCTTGAGCTGCAGGAGAAGCATTTCGCGGAGAACCACAAGGTCGTCACGACCGCCGACGTGCTGGCGGCGCGCGGACGACGCGACGGCGCATGGGGCGACATCCGCAACGGTACTGTTGATCTGGCAACCGGCGCACCGGCGGTCGACGACGCGATTCGCCTGGCCGACGAACTGGTCGATGCGCAACTTGGTGCGACGCAGGCGGCGGCGACGCTGCAATCGCTGCGTCAGCAGGTCGAATCCGCGCGAGCCGGCGTGGCGCGCAGGCAGGCTGCGCTGGACGAGCGCGAACGCGAACTGGCCGCGCACCGCGACGCATGGGCCGAACTTGCGACGACGGCCGCGGTGCCCGGCATGCCGCTGGCGGCGATGGGCGACTGGCTCGCGAAGCGCGACACGGCGTTCGCCGCGCAGGTCGATCTCGATCGTCAGCGCCGCGAATTCGACACGATTCGCGCCGCGCGGGCCGGTGCCGAAGCCGCGTTGCGTTCGGCGCTGCATACGGTGTCGCGAGGCAGCGAGTCGGACGGACTGGCGGCACTCGTCGCCGCCGCCGAGACTTTCGTGCAGTCGGCCGAGAAAGCAATCGCGCAGAAGGACAGCCTCGACGATCGCGCACGGGAAGCCGAACGCGGATGCGCGACGGCGCAGTCGCGGGCCGGCCATGCGCAAGCAGCCTACGATGCGTGGCATGCGCAATGGCGCGACGCGCTGGCCGACGCGAAGCTTTCCGCGAGCGCGGCGACGCTGGCCGCGGCGGAAGGCGCGCTCGGGCTTGCGAATGCGGTGACGGCCGAACTGGCCGATGCCGATGCGCCGCGCAACCGGATCGCCGCGATCCGTGCTGAGCTGGCCGCGCTCGAGGCCGGAGCGCGGCGGCTTGCCGAAGCGCTTGCGCCGGAATGGCTGACGAGCGGCGACTGGCCGGACGTTGCACGCAGGCTGGCGACGCGTCTCGCGGCCGCCAGGGAAATCGCGCGCGCGATCGAGCGTGCCGACGAGGCCGTGCGGCAGGCCGACGGCAAGGTCACGGATGCCGCCGCCGCGGTGGCGGGCGCCGATGCGCGCATTCAACCGCTGCTTCATCTGGCTGGCGTGGCGTCGATCGATGCGGCGCTGCCACTGGCCGAACGCTCGGATCGGCAGCGCCAGCTTCGGCAGGCGGTCGATGCCGCGCACGAGGCGTTGGTGCGCGACGGCGACGGGCTGTCCCGTTCGGCCGTCGAGGCTGAGGTTGCGGAACAGGACATCGCCGACGTGCCGGCGCGTCTGGAGGCTGTGAAGCAGTCGCTGGGCGATGTCGGCAAGCGGCTGAACGAGCTCGCGCAACAGCAGGTCGTGGCCGACCAGGCGTTCGGCGCGATCGACGGTCAGGCGAACGCGGCCGTCGCCGAATCGAAGCGCCAGGAAGCGCTGGCGGCGATGGGCGACGCGGCCGAACAGTATCTGGAGGCGGCCACCGCGAGCCGGTTGCTGAAGTGGGCGACGGACCGCTATCGCGACCAGAAGCAGGGGCCGATGCTCAGACGGGCGGGCGAGATCTTCGCCGTGCTCACGCTGGGCGAGTTCGCGAAGCTGACCGTCGATACCGAACGGACGCCGCCCGCGCTGTATGCACGGCGGACGAAGGGAACGTCGGTCGAGGTCGCCGGGTTGAGCGAAGGGACGCGCGACCAGTTGTTCCTCGCGCTGCGGATCGCGGCGCTGGAGTTGCAGCTCGGCAGCAGGACCGCGCTGCCGTTCGTTGCCGACGACCTGTTCATCAACTTCGACGACGCGCGCGCGAAAGCCGGGCTCGACGCGCTGCGCGATCTGTCGACGCGAACCCAGGTGCTGTTCCTGACACACCACGACCACCTGCTGCCGCTCGTGAAGGACGTATTCGGCGCGCGGGTCAACGTGGTCGAACTGCAGCGCGCGCCGGCCGGCGTGTGA
- a CDS encoding HD domain-containing protein, with the protein MKKLVAAIAFAADKHRNQRRKDEEASPYINHPIALADVLANEAGVEDERVIVAAVLHDTVEDTETTEQELLRLFGKDVADIVMEVTDDKSLPKDERKRLQVEHAATISRRAKLVKLADKICNLRDIARHPPADWPLERKQAYFDWAKSVVDPMRGVHPGLEAIFDAAYDARPAD; encoded by the coding sequence ATGAAAAAGCTGGTAGCCGCCATCGCGTTCGCGGCGGACAAGCATCGCAATCAGCGGCGCAAGGACGAAGAAGCGTCGCCGTACATCAATCATCCGATCGCGCTCGCCGACGTGCTGGCCAACGAAGCCGGCGTCGAGGACGAACGCGTGATCGTCGCGGCCGTGCTGCATGACACGGTCGAGGATACGGAGACGACGGAGCAGGAGCTGCTGCGGCTGTTCGGCAAGGACGTCGCGGACATCGTGATGGAGGTGACCGACGACAAGTCGTTGCCGAAGGACGAGCGCAAGCGCCTGCAGGTCGAACATGCGGCGACGATCAGCCGGCGCGCGAAGCTCGTGAAGCTGGCCGACAAGATCTGCAACCTGCGCGATATCGCGCGCCATCCGCCCGCGGACTGGCCGCTCGAGCGCAAGCAGGCGTACTTCGACTGGGCGAAGTCGGTCGTCGATCCGATGCGCGGCGTGCATCCCGGTCTCGAGGCAATTTTCGACGCTGCGTACGACGCACGGCCGGCGGACTGA
- a CDS encoding DUF429 domain-containing protein, translated as MRSARSIGSAARQSPVVAGVDVGGNRKLCDLVILHGSTVVCREQRVAPEALPALCLAHDVVAVGVDAPSLWWAGVGRRAAEQALARERISCFPTPSREQAVASTSGFFDWMFIGERVYRALADTYPLLTGARYAGGRASFETYPYAITCAMLGKAVASAKQKRNQRRQLLERLGIDVSTLQSVDARDATLCALTAQYVIDGNAHAYGDADGGYIRVPIVSETILLDSL; from the coding sequence ATGCGATCGGCCCGATCCATCGGATCCGCCGCGCGGCAATCGCCTGTCGTGGCGGGTGTCGACGTCGGGGGCAACAGGAAGCTATGCGATCTCGTGATCCTGCACGGGTCGACGGTCGTCTGTCGCGAACAGCGGGTCGCGCCAGAGGCGTTGCCTGCACTGTGTCTCGCCCATGACGTCGTGGCCGTCGGTGTCGACGCACCGAGCCTGTGGTGGGCGGGTGTCGGACGCCGGGCAGCCGAACAGGCGCTCGCGCGCGAACGGATCTCGTGCTTTCCGACACCGTCGCGGGAGCAGGCCGTTGCGAGCACGTCCGGCTTCTTCGACTGGATGTTCATCGGGGAGCGCGTGTACCGGGCGCTCGCGGACACCTATCCTCTGCTGACCGGCGCGCGCTATGCGGGCGGACGCGCGAGCTTCGAAACCTATCCTTACGCGATTACCTGCGCGATGCTGGGCAAGGCGGTTGCGTCGGCGAAGCAGAAGCGCAACCAGCGCCGGCAATTGCTGGAGCGACTGGGGATCGACGTGTCGACGTTGCAATCCGTCGATGCGCGAGACGCAACCCTGTGCGCGCTGACGGCGCAATACGTCATCGACGGGAACGCGCACGCGTATGGCGATGCGGACGGCGGATATATCCGTGTACCGATCGTGAGCGAGACGATCCTGCTCGACTCACTGTAG
- a CDS encoding ATPase, which translates to MDSTTQPGDADLRDEYAALRERAILLEEQAPPLLQRISDVLPRISGESELADEHRERLIGARNAALVSIENYQQAIPFLQTADSIIEQMDKTPERDEDIEWRESLLQRLDELIDVAVVMIDDAEDYFDQAQACDLSSVPKSILED; encoded by the coding sequence ATGGACAGCACCACTCAACCCGGCGACGCCGATCTTCGCGACGAATATGCAGCGCTGCGCGAGCGCGCCATCCTGCTCGAAGAACAGGCCCCGCCACTTCTGCAACGCATCTCGGATGTATTGCCGCGGATCAGCGGCGAATCCGAACTCGCGGACGAACATCGCGAACGGCTCATCGGCGCACGCAATGCGGCGCTGGTTTCGATCGAAAACTATCAGCAGGCGATTCCTTTCCTGCAGACGGCCGACTCGATCATCGAGCAGATGGACAAGACGCCCGAGCGCGACGAAGACATCGAGTGGCGTGAATCACTGCTGCAACGGCTCGACGAACTGATCGACGTCGCGGTCGTGATGATCGACGATGCGGAAGACTACTTCGACCAGGCGCAAGCCTGCGATCTGTCCAGCGTGCCGAAATCCATCCTCGAGGATTGA
- a CDS encoding nuclear transport factor 2 family protein, protein MDAIRTVIEPYETALRAAMLANDVDALDALLDDDLVFTVPTGQVISKEDDLSTHRAKLLRLDRLDFHETRACSVGEMILTTTKATLVGRFDDAAFDGTFAYTRLWRRSGADWRVVAGHASQVM, encoded by the coding sequence ATGGATGCAATCCGTACAGTCATCGAACCCTACGAAACCGCGCTTCGGGCTGCGATGCTGGCCAACGATGTCGACGCGCTCGATGCGTTGCTGGACGACGATCTGGTGTTCACCGTCCCGACCGGCCAGGTCATCTCGAAGGAAGACGATCTGTCCACGCATCGCGCGAAGCTCCTGCGCCTCGACAGACTCGATTTCCACGAAACGCGGGCATGCTCGGTTGGCGAGATGATCCTGACCACGACGAAGGCGACGCTTGTCGGCCGTTTCGATGACGCGGCATTCGACGGCACGTTTGCCTATACGCGCCTGTGGCGTCGATCGGGTGCGGACTGGCGCGTTGTCGCCGGGCATGCATCGCAGGTCATGTAG
- a CDS encoding AraC family transcriptional regulator — MGPQMISPDFVDDALACLRRQRIATEPVLRAAGLPAAVREPVTPQQYGRLWLAIAGTIDDEFFGLAARPMRQGSFTLLCHAVLHAGTLDKALRRALQFLRVVLDEPHGELVVADGQAQIVLTQSGAPYPAFAYRTFWLILLGVACWLTGRRIPLQRIDFACPSPDQRSDYHQFFGVPVHFDRPDSRLAFNAAYLALPTIRSAQALKTFLRGAPGNLLVRYRHDTGWVAKTRAHLKALPAAEWPDFDSLAVRLGTTPATLRRRLRSEGQSFAAIKDELRGALAQSLLRGHALSVAEIAAELGFTEPSAFHRAFRKWTGTSPGAFRRDVHAANPESWIAR; from the coding sequence ATGGGGCCGCAGATGATTTCGCCGGATTTCGTCGACGACGCGCTCGCGTGCCTGCGCCGGCAGCGCATCGCGACGGAGCCCGTGCTGCGCGCCGCCGGCCTGCCGGCCGCCGTGCGCGAGCCCGTCACGCCGCAACAGTACGGCCGCCTGTGGCTCGCGATCGCCGGCACGATCGACGACGAATTCTTCGGGCTCGCCGCACGCCCGATGCGGCAAGGCAGCTTCACGCTGCTGTGCCATGCGGTACTGCACGCCGGCACGCTCGACAAGGCGCTGCGGCGGGCACTGCAGTTCCTGCGCGTGGTGCTCGACGAGCCGCACGGCGAGCTCGTCGTGGCCGACGGGCAGGCGCAGATCGTGCTGACGCAGTCGGGCGCGCCGTATCCGGCATTCGCGTACCGGACGTTCTGGCTGATCCTGCTCGGCGTCGCGTGCTGGCTGACCGGCAGGCGCATCCCGCTGCAGCGCATCGATTTCGCGTGCCCGAGCCCCGACCAGCGCAGCGACTATCACCAGTTCTTCGGCGTGCCCGTGCATTTCGACCGCCCCGACAGCCGGCTCGCATTCAACGCCGCGTACCTCGCGCTGCCGACGATCCGCTCCGCGCAGGCGCTGAAGACCTTTCTGCGCGGCGCGCCCGGCAACCTGCTGGTCCGCTACCGGCACGACACGGGCTGGGTCGCGAAGACGCGCGCGCACCTGAAGGCGCTGCCGGCCGCCGAGTGGCCCGACTTCGATTCGCTGGCTGTGCGCCTCGGCACGACGCCCGCGACGCTGCGGCGGCGTCTGCGCAGCGAAGGGCAAAGCTTCGCGGCGATCAAGGACGAACTGCGCGGCGCACTGGCCCAGTCGCTGCTGCGCGGGCACGCGCTCAGCGTCGCGGAGATCGCGGCCGAGCTCGGCTTCACCGAGCCGAGCGCGTTTCATCGCGCGTTCCGGAAATGGACGGGCACGAGCCCTGGCGCGTTCCGGCGCGACGTGCATGCGGCGAATCCGGAATCTTGGATCGCGCGCTGA
- a CDS encoding acyl-CoA synthetase, whose protein sequence is MPDGATARAVPAYADAVARFSIETAAAHLHGDLERGLNACVECCDRHASADAIALDWIDAGGQHHRFTFAQMQALSARVANLLVAQGVKPGDVVAGLLPRTPELVATILGTWRAGAVYQPLFTAFGPKAIEHRLRMSDARLVVTNVANRAKLDEIAGCPPVATVREPGDALPERDIDFRAALDARPDTFEPVLRKGTDLFMMMSTSGTTGLPKGVPVPLRALLAFGAYMRDAVDLREGDRFWNIADPGWAYGLYYAITGPLLLGHATTLYEGGFTVDSTYDVIERLGITSLAGSPTAYRMLMAAGTEAAARAKGKLRVVSSAGEPLNPEVVRWFDAALDAPIYDHYGQTELGMVVNNHHGLAHVVHAGSAGFAMPGYRVAVLDEASRELGPGEPGNLAIDIARSPLLWFHGYWQQDTPAIAGGYYRTGDNVELEPDGTVSFIGRADDVITSSGYRIGPFDVESALIEHPAVSEAAVIGVPDPERTEIVKAFVVLSKGFDGTPALADELSLHVKRRLSAHAYPRAIDFVDALPKTPSGKIQRFVLRKMEAEKAAQP, encoded by the coding sequence ATGCCTGATGGAGCAACCGCCCGGGCGGTGCCGGCCTACGCCGACGCCGTGGCCCGGTTCAGTATCGAGACCGCCGCCGCGCATCTGCACGGCGACCTGGAGCGTGGCCTGAACGCGTGCGTCGAATGTTGCGACCGGCACGCATCGGCGGACGCGATCGCGCTCGACTGGATCGACGCCGGCGGGCAGCACCACCGTTTCACGTTCGCGCAGATGCAGGCGCTGTCGGCACGCGTGGCGAACCTGCTGGTCGCGCAGGGCGTAAAGCCGGGCGACGTGGTGGCCGGCTTGTTGCCGCGCACGCCCGAGCTCGTCGCGACGATCCTCGGCACGTGGCGCGCGGGCGCCGTCTATCAGCCGCTGTTTACCGCGTTCGGCCCGAAGGCGATCGAACACCGTCTGCGGATGAGCGATGCGCGCCTGGTCGTGACCAATGTCGCGAATCGCGCGAAGCTCGACGAGATCGCCGGTTGCCCGCCGGTCGCGACGGTGCGCGAGCCGGGCGACGCGCTGCCGGAACGCGACATCGATTTCCGCGCGGCGCTCGACGCACGGCCGGACACGTTCGAACCGGTGCTGCGCAAGGGCACGGACCTGTTCATGATGATGTCGACGTCCGGCACGACGGGCCTGCCGAAGGGCGTGCCGGTGCCGCTGCGCGCGCTGCTCGCGTTCGGCGCGTACATGCGCGACGCGGTCGACCTGCGCGAAGGCGACCGGTTCTGGAATATCGCCGATCCGGGCTGGGCGTACGGGCTCTATTACGCGATCACGGGCCCGCTGCTGCTCGGCCACGCGACGACGCTCTACGAGGGCGGCTTCACGGTCGACAGCACGTACGACGTGATCGAACGGCTCGGCATCACGAGCCTCGCCGGCTCGCCGACCGCGTACCGGATGCTGATGGCGGCCGGTACGGAAGCGGCGGCGCGCGCGAAGGGCAAGCTGCGCGTCGTCAGCAGCGCGGGCGAGCCGCTGAATCCGGAAGTCGTGCGCTGGTTCGACGCGGCGCTCGATGCACCGATCTACGATCACTACGGCCAGACCGAACTCGGGATGGTCGTGAACAATCATCACGGCCTCGCACACGTTGTGCACGCCGGTTCGGCCGGCTTCGCGATGCCCGGCTATCGCGTCGCGGTGCTCGACGAAGCGAGCCGCGAGCTCGGCCCCGGCGAGCCCGGCAATCTCGCGATCGACATCGCGCGCTCGCCGCTGCTGTGGTTCCACGGCTACTGGCAGCAGGACACGCCGGCGATCGCGGGCGGCTACTACCGGACCGGCGACAACGTCGAACTGGAGCCGGACGGCACCGTGAGCTTCATCGGCCGCGCGGACGACGTGATCACGTCGTCCGGCTACCGGATCGGCCCGTTCGACGTGGAAAGCGCGCTGATCGAGCATCCGGCAGTCAGCGAAGCCGCGGTGATCGGTGTGCCCGATCCGGAGCGCACGGAGATCGTGAAGGCGTTCGTCGTACTGTCGAAGGGCTTCGACGGCACGCCGGCGCTGGCCGACGAACTGAGCCTGCACGTGAAGCGGCGGCTGTCCGCCCATGCCTATCCTCGCGCGATCGACTTCGTCGACGCGCTGCCGAAAACCCCGAGCGGCAAGATCCAGCGCTTCGTGTTGCGCAAGATGGAAGCCGAGAAGGCCGCTCAACCCTGA
- a CDS encoding 3-hydroxyacyl-CoA dehydrogenase: MNIKDRVFLITGAGSGLGAAVARMVVAEGGKAVLLDVNDDAGASLAHELGAAARFVKTDVTSEADGQAAVAAARDAFGRIDALVNCAGVAPGEKVVGRDGPHSLDRFARAVSINLVGTFNMIRLAAEAMSKQDADAEGERGVIVNTASVAAFDGQIGQAAYAASKSGVVGMTLPIARELARFGIRVVTIAPGIFATPMMAGMPQDVQDALGKSVPFPPRLGRPEEFAALVRHIAENTMLNGEVIRLDGALRMAPR; encoded by the coding sequence ATGAATATCAAGGATCGCGTTTTTCTGATTACGGGCGCCGGTTCGGGCCTGGGCGCCGCGGTGGCGCGCATGGTCGTCGCGGAAGGCGGCAAGGCCGTGCTGCTGGACGTCAATGACGATGCCGGCGCGAGCCTCGCGCACGAACTCGGCGCGGCCGCGCGCTTCGTGAAGACCGACGTGACGAGCGAAGCCGACGGGCAGGCGGCCGTGGCCGCCGCGCGCGACGCGTTCGGCCGCATCGACGCGCTCGTCAACTGCGCGGGCGTCGCGCCGGGCGAGAAGGTCGTCGGCCGCGACGGTCCGCACTCGCTCGACCGCTTTGCACGTGCCGTGTCGATCAATCTCGTCGGCACGTTCAACATGATCCGGCTGGCTGCCGAAGCAATGTCGAAGCAGGATGCCGACGCGGAAGGCGAGCGCGGCGTGATCGTCAATACCGCGTCGGTCGCGGCGTTCGACGGGCAGATCGGGCAGGCCGCGTATGCGGCGTCGAAGAGCGGCGTGGTAGGCATGACGCTGCCGATCGCGCGCGAACTCGCGCGGTTCGGCATTCGTGTCGTGACGATCGCGCCCGGCATCTTCGCGACGCCGATGATGGCCGGCATGCCGCAGGACGTACAGGACGCGCTCGGCAAGAGCGTGCCGTTCCCGCCGCGGCTCGGCCGCCCGGAAGAATTTGCGGCGCTGGTGCGCCACATCGCCGAGAACACGATGCTGAACGGCGAAGTCATCCGTCTCGATGGCGCGTTGCGCATGGCACCGCGCTGA